In the genome of Tripterygium wilfordii isolate XIE 37 chromosome 19, ASM1340144v1, whole genome shotgun sequence, one region contains:
- the LOC119985640 gene encoding probable pterin-4-alpha-carbinolamine dehydratase, chloroplastic — protein sequence MPCPFTESSTKFPYTSSPMANVFLTLSPVFLSPLSASRHRHFDLNVLNRRRMGPITTRALGADKIGDFGARDPFPAEVESGFADKVLGNFGTEHKILIPQVSALSLAQQDCTSISPLQPPISVDDAQRLLKKILGWRLLDEEGGLKLQCLWKLRDFQCGVELINRIYKVTEAAGHFPNLHLEQPNHVRAELWTASIGGLSMNDFIVAAKIDEIKTSDLAPRKRIWA from the exons ATGCCATGTCCATTTACCGAAAGTAGCACGAAATTTCCATACACCAGCTCTCCCATGGCCAACGTCTTCCTCACTTTATCTCCCGtctttctctctcccctctccGCTTCTCGTCACCGCCACTTCGATTTAAACGTTCTGAATCGGAGGCGTATGGGTCCTATAACGACTCGGGCTCTGGGAGCTGATAAGATTGGTGACTTTGGGGCTAGAGACCCATTCCCGGCCGAGGTAGAGAGTGGGTTTGCAGATAAGGTTTTGGGGAATTTTGGCACGGAGCATAAGATTCTTATCCCCCAAGTCTCTGCTCTTTCTCTGGCACAGCAGGATTGTACTTCCATATCTCCTCTGCAGCCTCCCATTTCAGTCGATGATGCCCAGAGACTGTTGAAGAAG ATTCTTGGCTGGAGATTGTTGGATGAAGAGGGTGGACTTAAACTACAATGTTTGTGGAAGCTTAGAGATTTTCAGTGTGGAGTGGAGCTTATCAACAGGATTTATAAGGTTACGGAAGCAGCAGGGCATTTCCCAAATCTCCACTTAGAGCAGCCCAACCACGTTAGAGCTGAATTATGGACTGCTTCCATTG GAGGCTTGAGCATGAATGACTTCATTGTTGCGGCTAAAATAGACGAGATAAAGACGTCGGATCTTGCTCCCAGAAAA
- the LOC119985639 gene encoding uncharacterized protein At1g28695-like — MDKLKDQTSLIAILFLLLLGAIYLFVYAPTTTNPLLSSQPQHCQSLNTTSSATVDSSGSDALEAALAEASRSNNKTVIIAIVNKAYVEGDDRSMLGLFLNSFWHGEGTRGLIDHLLLVAVDQTAFERCKFLRLHCYKLVTDGVEFDGEEVYMSDDFIKMMWRRTLFLGDVLKRGYNFIFMDTDVMWLRNPFSRLIQNDTVDLQISTDFFNGDQWSQSNPINTGFYMIMSNNKTVSLFDSWYAKKDNSTGLKEQDVLNTMIHDEGVFQHLGLRVRFLDTLYFSGFCQDSRDVRAVTTVHSNCCRTINAKVTDLTSVIHDWKRFRAASLSSSPNETSAFSWSRHVACVDSWH; from the exons ATGGACAAACTAAAAGATCAAACGAGTCTAATCGCAATTTTGTTTCTACTACTTCTTGGGGCAATCTATCTCTTCGTCTACGCACCTACCACTACCAATCCCTTGCTTTCATCCCAACCTCAACATTGCCAATCCTTGAACACAACATCGAGCGCGACCGTCGACAGTAGTGGTAGCGATGCGCTTGAAGCAGCGTTGGCCGAGGCATCGAGGTCGAATAACAAGACTGTTATAATTGCAATTGTGAATAAAGCCTACGTTGAGGGAGACGATAGATCGATGTTAGGTTTGTTTTTGAATAGTTTTTGGCATGGTGAAGGTACGAGGGGCTTGATTGATCATTTGTTATTGGTGGCTGTTGATCAGACGGCGTTCGAGAGATGCAAGTTTCTTCGGCTTCATTGTTATAAGCTTGTAACCGACGGTGTGGAATTCGATGGGGAGGAGGTCTACATGTCCGATGATTTCATTAAGATGATGTGGAGACGAACTCTGTTTCTTGGGGACGTACTCAAGCGCGGTTACAACTTCATATTCATG GACACTGACGTTATGTGGCTAAGGAACCCATTTTCAAGGCTGATCCAAAACGACACGGTAGATCTTCAGATCAGTACGGACTTCTTCAACGGTGATCAATGGTCCCAGTCCAACCCAATCAACACCGGCTTCTACATGATCATGTCCAACAACAAGACCGTCTCCTTATTCGACTCCTGGTACGCAAAGAAAGACAACTCTACTGGTCTCAAAGAGCAAGATGTGCTCAACACCATGATCCATGATGAAGGTGTCTTCCAACACTTGGGCCTTAGGGTCAGATTCTTGGACACTCTCTACTTCAGTGGGTTTTGTCAAGACAGCAGAGACGTTAGGGCTGTTACAACCGTCCATTCCAACTGCTGTAGGACTATAAATGCCAAGGTGACTGATCTGACGTCTGTTATTCACGATTGGAAGAGGTTCAGAGCCGCGTcactctcttcctctccaaatGAAACGTCAGCGTTTTCGTGGTCAAGGCATGTGGCGTGTGTTGATTCATGGCATTAG
- the LOC119985587 gene encoding pectinesterase PPME1-like — MSTKNAIVSIYAAVATILLISPIVISHDTTPIPADAAQVSNWFKANVKSLGERKATLDPALAAAEASVKVIKVSKSGGQFKTINEAIKSIPSGNKQRVIISIGPGEYKEKVTIDRSKPFVTLYGAPNAMPTIVYSGTAAQYGTVNSATLITESDYFVAANIIVKNSAPRPDGKRKGAQAVAARISGDKSAMYNCKLIGFQDTLCDDKGLHFFKDCLITGTVDFIFGNAKSLYLNTELNVIPEGGFTVITAHARQNNAEDTGYAFVHCKVTGGGKGTYLGRAWMPNPKVIFAYSDLGNAVAPAGWSDNFKPERAKTVFFGEYQCKGPGSNHATRAKFTKNLAPAQANQFLSLGFIHASKWLLPPPKM; from the exons ATGTCGACCAAGAATGCTATTGTTTCCATTTACGCAGCAGTAGCAACAATTCTGCTAATCTCCCCCATCGTCATCTCACACGACACGACACCGATTCCGGCAGACGCGGCGCAAGTGAGCAACTGGTTTAAGGCCAATGTCAAGTCGTTAGGGGAACGTAAGGCGACCTTAGACCCTGCTTTGGCTGCAGCAGAGGCTAGTGTCAAAGTCATTAAGGTTAGCAAAAGTGGTGGTCAATTCAAGACTATAAATGAAGCCATCAAGAGTATTCCTTCTGGGAACAAACAACGTGTAATTATCTCAATTGGACCTGGAGAGTACAAAGAGAAGGTCACAATCGATCGTTCCAAGCCTTTTGTTACATTGTATGGTGCACCCAATGCAATGCCAACAATTGTTTACAGTGGCACGGCCGCTCAATATGGAACTGTCAATAGCGCTACCTTGATCACGGAGTCCGATTACTTTGTCGCTGCCAATATCATTGTTAAG AATTCTGCGCCGAGGCCGGATGGGAAGAGAAAGGGAGCACAGGCGGTGGCCGCAAGGATCTCAGGAGACAAATCAGCAATGTATAATTGCAAACTTATCGGATTCCAGGACACCCTGTGTGATGATAAGGGCCTTCATTTCTTCAAGGACTGTTTGATTACCGGAACCGTTGATTTCATCTTTGGAAATGCCAAGTCCCTCTATTTG AACACAGAGCTAAATGTGATACCAGAAGGAGGGTTTACTGTGATAACTGCACACGCAAGACAAAACAATGCAGAAGATACTGGATATGCATTTGTGCATTGCAAAGTAACAGGAGGTGGGAAGGGAACCTACTTGGGAAGAGCATGGATGCCTAATCCCAAAGTCATTTTTGCCTACAGTGACTTGGGTAATGCCGTTGCTCCTGCCGGATGGAGCGATAATTTCAAACCTGAACGCGCCAA GACGGTTTTCTTTGGGGAATACCAGTGCAAGGGACCAGGATCCAACCATGCTACAAGGGCCAAGTTCACCAAGAACCTGGCACCAGCCCAGGCCAACCAATTCCTCTCCCTTGGTTTCATTCATGCCTCCAAATGGCTTCTCCCTCCTCCCAAGATGTAA
- the LOC119985644 gene encoding uncharacterized protein LOC119985644 has translation MTGFSSPSSWCKLLVVALIVVAVLEVPAAKGAISPSECKEEQRLLVNQCRAVISGSNASPACCQRVRVTHWECICPSVTPKLAALINVEHTIKQIEACGRSVPRKFKCGSITTP, from the exons ATGACAGGGTTTAGCTCACCTTCTTCATGGTGTAAGTTGCTCGTAGTAGCCTTAATCGTGGTGGCTGTTTTGGAGGTGCCGGCGGCGAAGGGGGCAATAAGTCCTAGCGAGTGCAAGGAGGAGCAGAGGCTTCTGGTGAACCAGTGTAGGGCGGTGATCTCGGGAAGTAATGCATCGCCGGCGTGCTGCCAACGGGTAAGGGTGACGCATTGGGAGTGTATCTGCCCGTCTGTGACACCTAAGTTGGCTGCTCTCATCAATGTGGAACATACTATTAAGCAAATTGAAGCTTGTGGAAGGAGTGTCCCTCGCAAATTCAAGTGTGGAA GCATCACTACTCCATGA
- the LOC119985645 gene encoding uncharacterized protein LOC119985645 — MMGFRSSSSSWFMMLVVALIVVAVLEVPAAKGANQCTEEQRLLVNECRPVILGRNASPACCQRIRVTHWECVCPAVTPQLAALINVKNTIKQIEACGRSVPHNFKCGSITSP, encoded by the exons ATGATGGGGTTtagatcatcttcttcttcgtggTTTATGATGCTCGTAGTAGCCTTAATCGTGGTGGCTGTTTTGGAGGTGCCGGCGGCGAAGGGTGCTAACCAGTGCACGGAGGAGCAGAGGCTTCTGGTGAACGAGTGTAGGCCGGTGATCTTGGGGCGTAATGCATCGCCGGCGTGTTGTCAGCGTATAAGGGTTACTCATTGGGAGTGCGTCTGCCCTGCTGTGACACCGCAATTGGCTGCTCTCATCAATGTGAAAAACACAATTAAGCAAATTGAAGCTTGTGGAAGGAGTGTTCCTCACAATTTCAAGTGTGGAA GCATCACTAGTCCATGA